The Falco biarmicus isolate bFalBia1 chromosome 14, bFalBia1.pri, whole genome shotgun sequence DNA segment CCAGAGCTGACTGGAGCCGCAGAGACTTTATTGGGGTGACCGTGACAGAGGCCGGCGGGAGCCCCGCTCAGCACGGGCAGGAGTTTTTACCGCTGGCGTTGTGCGTTGGCTCCAGCCTGCGGGCCTGGCCCGGCCACCCCTCCAGGTCCCGGCAGGGCAGTGACCGCTGGGCCTTCAGCCGGCAGGCCAGACACATGAAAATGGCATCTACGTTCTGGCTCTCCTTAGGGTCCTTGGCCGAGGTCTCAAATAAAAGCATGTTGTGAGCGTCAGCAAACTTCAGGGCCATGCTGGATGGCACTTGGATCAGGTCTTTCAAGTCACACTTATTCCCAACAAGCACCCTGGGGACAAGGGGGGGCACTGCGTGCCCGTTGCACTCCTCGATCCATGTCTTGAGGTTGGTGAAGGAGGTCATCTTTGTGACATCATAAACGAAGACGACAGCATGCACGTTGCGGTAGTAGTGCTCTACCATGCTCTTCCGAAACCTCTCCTGGCCAGCTGTGTCCCACACTTGCACCTAGGAAACAAGAAAGAAGGCTGCAGGAGCACCCACCCCGGGGCAGGGCCTGCTGCGTGAGGCGCGGGCTGGCTTCTCCAGTTCCCTGCAGGAAGATGCAGGGGGGCTTCTGGCTGCTCTGTCTCTGATAGCGGTGCCACTGCCCtcaggcagggtgcaggcaagGTGAGCCTTGCAGAGAGAGGCAATCTCTTATTAGACAAACCTGGATCCACAGATGAGTTCCACAAGCTTTTGGGCCTAAACTGACAGTGCCCAAGGCTGTGTGTGGCAGTGCATGTGCCTGTGTGATGCAACCAAGCAAGCCCACCTTATCTAGCAAGAGAGATCATGTCAGCACTTTCATTCAGGGAGCACTGCTCCAGCTTCTCATCCTCATCCCAATGTACTTTAACCACCATCCccaccacagaaacaaaacacacaaagcGCTTCTCATTTCACAAACATTCTTAAGCCAGATCAGGACATTTGTCCACCTAATCCTACACCATATGAGAGAGCCCTGACTATTACACAGTGGTATGTACAGAGAAGTCAGGGCAAAGAGAAGATGAGGAGGGGGAGGAACCCTTTGTGTGagagagcagcaggaaggcaCAATGTTCTATGTGGCGATGGGTGAGAAGCCAAATGAGGGCTGGTGGGTGAAGATTAAAGAGCAGACCGGTATGGGTGATATTTTAGGGGGTGTCTGCTATAGGCCACCTGACCAGGAAGAACAAGCAGATGAGGCGCTCCATAGACAGAGAGGA contains these protein-coding regions:
- the RAB33A gene encoding ras-related protein Rab-33A codes for the protein MAAGGGGRPPGPDSSLEPYVQTRIFKIIVIGDSNVGKTCLTFRFCGGTFPDKTEATIGVDFREKTVEIEGERIKVQVWDTAGQERFRKSMVEHYYRNVHAVVFVYDVTKMTSFTNLKTWIEECNGHAVPPLVPRVLVGNKCDLKDLIQVPSSMALKFADAHNMLLFETSAKDPKESQNVDAIFMCLACRLKAQRSLPCRDLEGWPGQARRLEPTHNASGKNSCPC